In Caldalkalibacillus thermarum, the following proteins share a genomic window:
- the cobA gene encoding uroporphyrinogen-III C-methyltransferase, translated as MQAAGKVYLVGAGPGDPELITVKGAKLLKAADVIVYDRLVNVELLSYAQPGTELIFCGKSPERHTLPQEEINRVLVYYARQGKTVVRLKGGDPSIFGRVGEEAAYCAERGIPFEIVPGITSGVAAPAYAGIPLTHRDLSSSVAIVTGHKRVDGQGDPVRWEQLATSVQTLVIYMGVGNLPYIRDQLLKYGRPAATPVALVRWGTLAKQETLVGTLDNIVEKVQEAKFKSPAIIVVGEVVRLREKLAWFEAKQADGEGTEQRGSSLPALKTVVV; from the coding sequence ATGCAAGCGGCGGGAAAAGTGTATTTGGTAGGCGCAGGACCGGGAGATCCAGAATTGATTACGGTTAAGGGTGCTAAACTGCTTAAGGCGGCCGATGTGATTGTTTACGACCGTCTGGTGAATGTGGAATTGTTAAGCTATGCCCAGCCTGGAACGGAATTGATTTTTTGCGGAAAATCTCCCGAGCGGCATACCCTGCCCCAGGAAGAAATTAATAGAGTGTTGGTCTATTATGCCCGGCAAGGAAAAACAGTGGTGCGTTTAAAAGGCGGGGATCCCAGCATTTTTGGCCGCGTGGGTGAAGAAGCGGCGTATTGTGCCGAGCGTGGCATTCCCTTTGAGATTGTCCCTGGGATCACCTCCGGGGTGGCTGCTCCCGCCTATGCCGGCATTCCCCTCACTCACCGTGATCTCAGCTCCAGCGTGGCTATCGTCACCGGACACAAACGGGTGGATGGCCAGGGGGATCCCGTTCGTTGGGAGCAGCTGGCCACCAGTGTACAAACTTTGGTCATTTATATGGGAGTTGGAAACTTGCCCTATATACGTGACCAGCTGCTAAAATACGGCCGCCCAGCCGCCACCCCAGTGGCTTTGGTCCGCTGGGGAACATTGGCTAAACAGGAGACGCTGGTCGGTACCTTGGACAATATTGTTGAGAAGGTGCAAGAGGCCAAGTTTAAGTCTCCCGCCATTATTGTGGTCGGTGAAGTGGTCAGGTTGAGGGAGAAATTGGCTTGGTTTGAAGCCAAGCAGGCAGATGGTGAGGGAACAGAACAGAGGGGAAGCAGCCTGCCTGCGCTGAAAACAGTCGTTGTGTAA